Proteins from a single region of Akkermansiaceae bacterium:
- a CDS encoding acyl-CoA thioesterase: MGSAMPISFPTMETREEVMFFDTDCGGVVHNIAYLRMIETCRTRLAAGMGMDLRSMSETQLFPVVTRTEIDYRRPARLGDWLTIRGSVAEISKARFWCQFEMIRESDGITLVTARQSLALVQMPEGKPVRLPAEWVG; the protein is encoded by the coding sequence ATGGGTTCTGCCATGCCGATTTCATTCCCGACGATGGAGACCCGCGAGGAGGTCATGTTTTTCGACACGGACTGCGGGGGTGTGGTCCACAACATCGCCTACCTGCGGATGATCGAAACCTGCCGCACCCGCCTGGCGGCAGGCATGGGCATGGATCTCCGCAGCATGTCGGAAACCCAGCTTTTCCCGGTGGTGACCCGGACGGAGATCGACTACCGCCGGCCCGCGAGGCTGGGTGACTGGCTGACCATCCGCGGGTCCGTGGCGGAGATTTCCAAAGCCCGGTTCTGGTGCCAGTTCGAGATGATCCGGGAAAGCGACGGCATCACCTTGGTCACCGCGCGGCAGTCGCTCGCACTGGTGCAGATGCCGGAAGGCAAGCCTGTCCGCCTGCCTGCGGAGTGGGTCGGATAG